The Kordia sp. SMS9 genome window below encodes:
- a CDS encoding Crp/Fnr family transcriptional regulator — translation MLKPDSIVHQIYHDEQLSFTEDEVDFIEKSYQKGTFQKGETILRAGEKVDYQYFVADGCLRTYLISKSGKEHTIQFAIKGWWISDYIGFFSDTNATLYIECIEDATLYKVSREAVEEIFNEVPKTERFIRKKLERAFVHFQKRILSNLSQTAKERYLNFTHEYPNIEQHVKNYHIASYLGITTESLSRIRKEIT, via the coding sequence ATGTTGAAACCGGATTCCATTGTACATCAAATTTATCACGATGAACAACTTTCATTTACGGAAGATGAAGTCGATTTTATTGAAAAAAGCTATCAAAAAGGTACGTTTCAAAAAGGAGAAACCATTTTACGAGCTGGCGAAAAAGTAGATTACCAATATTTTGTAGCCGATGGCTGTTTGCGCACATATTTAATTTCCAAATCGGGCAAAGAACACACCATTCAGTTTGCCATTAAAGGTTGGTGGATTAGTGATTATATCGGTTTCTTCTCAGATACAAATGCTACCTTGTATATTGAATGCATTGAAGATGCTACGCTGTATAAAGTTTCGCGTGAAGCTGTAGAAGAAATTTTTAATGAAGTCCCGAAAACGGAACGCTTTATTCGTAAAAAATTAGAACGTGCATTTGTACATTTTCAAAAAAGGATTTTATCCAATTTATCACAAACTGCCAAAGAGCGTTACCTCAACTTCACACACGAGTATCCGAATATTGAACAACATGTAAAGAATTATCATATTGCTTCGTATTTAGGTATTACCACGGAAAGTCTCAGTCGAATTCGCAAAGAAATCACTTAA
- a CDS encoding type 1 glutamine amidotransferase domain-containing protein, whose product MKKVLFVLTSHDQLGNTGEKTGFWIEEFAAPYYALKDQNVSITLASPKGGQPPIDPKSEGDDFQTEATKRFNADEETQKLLANTLVLSKVNEADYDAIFYPGGHGPLWDLSEDPTSIKLIESFYNNNKPVAAVCHAPAVLKSTKNTDGSPLVKNKNVTGFSNTEEAAVQLTEVVPFLVEDMLKNNGGIYSKVSDWNSHAVKDGLLITGQNPASSEKVAELLLEALK is encoded by the coding sequence ATGAAAAAAGTATTGTTTGTATTAACAAGTCACGACCAATTAGGAAATACTGGAGAAAAAACAGGATTTTGGATTGAAGAATTCGCGGCTCCGTATTATGCACTAAAAGATCAGAATGTTTCTATCACGTTAGCATCGCCAAAAGGTGGACAACCACCAATAGATCCTAAAAGTGAAGGTGACGATTTTCAAACGGAAGCTACCAAACGTTTCAATGCAGACGAAGAAACTCAGAAATTGTTAGCCAATACACTCGTATTGTCAAAAGTAAACGAAGCGGATTACGATGCTATTTTTTATCCTGGCGGACATGGTCCTTTGTGGGATTTGTCAGAAGATCCAACTTCTATCAAACTGATTGAATCTTTTTACAACAATAACAAACCTGTTGCGGCAGTTTGCCATGCGCCAGCAGTATTGAAGAGTACCAAAAATACGGATGGTTCGCCGTTGGTTAAAAATAAAAATGTAACAGGTTTTTCCAATACAGAAGAAGCCGCAGTACAATTAACGGAAGTCGTTCCTTTTTTAGTAGAAGACATGTTAAAAAACAACGGAGGAATCTACTCCAAAGTAAGTGATTGGAATTCACACGCGGTAAAAGATGGATTGTTAATTACAGGGCAAAATCCTGCTTCGTCTGAAAAAGTAGCGGAATTGTTATTGGAAGCTTTGAAATAA
- the fumC gene encoding class II fumarate hydratase, whose protein sequence is MEYRIEKDTMGEVKVPADKIWGAQTERSRNNFKIGAPASMPLEVVYGFAYLKKAAAFTNCELGVLPIEKRDLIATVCDEILEGKHDDQFPLVIWQTGSGTQSNMNVNEVIANRAHQLAGKKIGEGEKTIQPNDDVNKSQSSNDTFPTGMHIAAYKKIVETTIPGVSQLRDTLKKKSEEFKNVVKIGRTHLMDATPLTLGQEFSGYVSQLNHGLKALENTLPHLSEIALGGTAVGTGLNTPKGYAKRVSEFIARFTELPFITAENKFEALAAHDAMVETHGALKQLAVSINKIANDIRLMASGPRSGIGELIIPANEPGSSIMPGKVNPTQCEAITMVCAQVMGNDVAVTVGGTQGHYELNVFKPMMIANVLQSAQLLGDACVSFDVNCASGIEPNHGRITELVNNSLMLVTALNTKIGYYKAAEIANTAHQNGTTLREEAVNLGYVTPEEYDEWVKPENMVGAMK, encoded by the coding sequence ATGGAATACAGAATAGAGAAAGATACCATGGGCGAAGTAAAAGTTCCCGCAGATAAAATTTGGGGAGCACAAACAGAACGCTCAAGAAATAATTTTAAAATCGGTGCGCCAGCAAGTATGCCACTAGAAGTTGTATACGGTTTTGCATATTTAAAAAAAGCAGCTGCCTTTACCAACTGCGAATTAGGCGTATTACCTATTGAAAAAAGAGATTTAATTGCAACGGTTTGTGATGAAATTTTAGAAGGAAAACACGACGATCAATTTCCATTAGTGATTTGGCAAACAGGTTCTGGAACGCAATCCAACATGAACGTGAATGAAGTTATTGCCAACAGAGCACATCAATTGGCTGGAAAAAAAATTGGCGAAGGCGAAAAAACCATTCAACCAAATGATGATGTCAACAAATCACAATCGTCAAACGATACGTTCCCAACAGGAATGCACATTGCAGCCTACAAGAAAATTGTAGAAACAACCATTCCTGGTGTTTCACAATTACGCGATACCTTAAAAAAGAAATCGGAAGAATTTAAAAATGTTGTAAAAATTGGACGTACACACTTAATGGATGCAACGCCGTTGACATTAGGACAAGAATTCTCTGGGTATGTTTCACAATTAAATCACGGTTTAAAAGCCTTAGAAAACACCTTACCACATTTAAGTGAAATAGCATTGGGTGGAACTGCCGTTGGAACAGGATTAAACACGCCAAAAGGATATGCAAAGCGTGTTTCTGAATTCATCGCACGTTTTACGGAATTGCCGTTTATCACTGCTGAAAATAAATTTGAAGCCTTAGCCGCGCATGATGCCATGGTAGAAACACACGGTGCTTTAAAACAATTAGCCGTTTCTATCAATAAAATAGCAAATGACATTCGTTTAATGGCTTCTGGACCGCGTTCAGGAATTGGCGAATTGATCATTCCTGCAAACGAACCTGGAAGTTCTATCATGCCAGGAAAAGTAAACCCAACGCAATGTGAAGCTATTACCATGGTGTGCGCACAAGTGATGGGGAATGATGTTGCGGTAACCGTTGGTGGAACGCAAGGACACTACGAACTCAATGTTTTCAAACCAATGATGATTGCTAACGTATTACAATCGGCGCAACTACTTGGAGATGCTTGTGTAAGTTTTGATGTAAACTGTGCGTCAGGAATTGAACCAAATCACGGACGCATTACAGAATTAGTGAACAATTCATTGATGTTAGTTACTGCATTAAACACTAAGATTGGATATTACAAAGCAGCAGAAATTGCCAATACCGCACACCAAAACGGAACAACCTTACGTGAAGAAGCTGTCAACTTAGGCTATGTAACTCCAGAAGAATATGACGAATGGGTAAAACCAGAAAATATGGTTGGTGCCATGAAATAA
- a CDS encoding ABC-F family ATP-binding cassette domain-containing protein — protein sequence MITVDSIAVEFSGTTLFSDVNFVINENDKIALMGKNGAGKSTMMKIIAGAQNATRGKVSCPKDTVIAYLPQHLLTEDNCTVFEEASKAFQHIFVMRDRMEALNKQLETRTDYESEAYMKIIEEVSELGERYYALEEINYDAEVEKALKGLGFKQDDFQRMTSEFSGGWRMRIELAKILLQKPDLILLDEPTNHIDIESVIWLEDFLVNKANAVMVISHDRAFIDNITNRTIEVTMGRIYDYKANYSHYLELRANRRSHQIKAYQEQQKFIADNQAFIERFKGTYSKTNQVASRVRMLEKLQIIEIDEVDNSALKLKFPPAPRSGDYPVIVEELSKSYDDHVVFKDASFSIARGEKVSFVGRNGEGKSTMIKSILGEIAHEGNCKLGHNVKVGYFAQNQASLLDQSLTIFQTVDEVAKGDIRTQIKNILGQFMFQGDDIDKKVSVLSGGEKTRLAMVKLLLEPVNLLILDEPTNHLDLRSKDVLKDALKAFDGTLILVSHDRDFLQGLSQKVFEFKDKRVIEHFETIDAFLERNRIKNIKEIDLKA from the coding sequence ATGATTACGGTTGATAGTATTGCGGTAGAATTTAGTGGAACTACGTTGTTTAGTGATGTAAATTTTGTCATTAACGAAAACGATAAAATTGCCCTTATGGGGAAAAATGGCGCGGGAAAATCCACCATGATGAAAATTATTGCAGGTGCACAAAATGCCACACGCGGAAAAGTAAGTTGTCCAAAAGATACCGTCATTGCGTATTTGCCACAGCATTTGTTGACGGAAGATAATTGTACTGTATTTGAAGAAGCATCGAAAGCATTTCAGCATATTTTTGTGATGCGCGATCGTATGGAAGCACTGAACAAGCAGTTAGAAACGCGTACCGATTACGAAAGTGAAGCTTACATGAAAATCATTGAAGAAGTTTCGGAATTGGGCGAACGCTATTATGCGCTGGAAGAAATAAATTATGATGCAGAAGTTGAAAAAGCCTTGAAAGGACTCGGTTTTAAACAAGACGATTTTCAACGAATGACGAGCGAATTCAGTGGCGGATGGCGCATGCGAATTGAATTGGCAAAAATTCTACTTCAAAAACCCGATTTGATTTTGCTAGATGAGCCAACGAATCATATTGATATTGAATCGGTGATTTGGCTAGAAGATTTCTTGGTGAACAAAGCCAATGCTGTCATGGTTATTTCGCATGACAGAGCGTTTATTGACAATATCACCAATCGTACAATTGAAGTCACAATGGGACGCATTTACGATTACAAAGCCAACTATTCACATTATTTGGAATTACGAGCTAATCGTAGATCGCATCAAATAAAAGCCTATCAAGAACAGCAAAAATTTATTGCGGACAATCAGGCGTTTATTGAGCGTTTTAAAGGAACGTATTCTAAGACAAATCAAGTCGCTTCTCGTGTTCGAATGCTAGAAAAGTTGCAAATCATTGAAATTGATGAGGTTGATAATTCTGCCTTAAAGCTCAAATTTCCACCTGCGCCACGATCTGGCGATTATCCTGTGATTGTAGAAGAATTGTCGAAAAGTTACGACGATCATGTGGTTTTTAAAGATGCTAGTTTTTCTATTGCGCGCGGCGAAAAAGTGTCGTTTGTAGGTAGAAATGGAGAAGGGAAATCAACCATGATTAAGTCCATTTTAGGTGAAATAGCACACGAAGGAAACTGCAAGCTCGGTCACAATGTAAAAGTGGGTTATTTTGCGCAAAATCAGGCTTCTTTGTTGGATCAAAGTTTGACTATTTTTCAAACTGTAGATGAAGTTGCCAAAGGAGACATTCGCACACAGATTAAAAATATTTTGGGACAATTCATGTTTCAAGGTGACGATATTGACAAAAAAGTCAGTGTCCTTTCTGGAGGAGAAAAAACACGTTTGGCAATGGTAAAATTGTTGTTAGAACCAGTAAACTTGCTCATTTTGGATGAACCGACCAATCATTTAGATTTACGTTCTAAAGACGTGTTAAAAGATGCTTTAAAAGCTTTTGACGGAACGTTAATTCTAGTTTCTCACGATCGTGATTTCTTGCAAGGTTTGTCACAAAAAGTATTCGAATTCAAAGACAAGCGTGTTATTGAACATTTTGAAACCATTGATGCTTTCTTGGAGCGAAATCGTATCAAAAACATTAAAGAAATTGATTTGAAGGCTTAA
- a CDS encoding metallophosphoesterase, with amino-acid sequence MRINFLYIVCISLLFFGCKHDTSKCPECPKAHAEDVLATTTTAKFLTLSDVHVDSLLQQTQFQDHNQSDKSVSSQKLWLRAKTKIEATVTAEKPKFMVYLGDLPGYDHYNEDEEQNIKHRRTNTHLMLENLRNLKIDIPILYLPGNNDSLEGDYHSFSTDSITANTVLTNDADTTNPWPIINSKSSSITVGVPDFNSEFGFYSVDLTEKGNTLKVIALNTVIFTHSHYTDDDKVSQQAATNIQMAWLEKKMLTLGKNDRVLLVMHIPIGDDGYSGKPMWNQALTYKGKGLHNSFLDLIEKYQPNIVGLLNGHTHLDGLRRIYKTKTSTNPKASDMTSFSITTPGIAVNHGNNPAFKTFTYHTTNFDLLDFKTHYATPTMHVAHPNNHGYNNTDFKFVDGSTYTFKDAYKITDPNETIFTSLMGQSDPQIIRHMNCTLGANSNRDVKLSQDGLKSINVFKN; translated from the coding sequence ATGCGAATTAACTTTCTTTACATTGTATGTATAAGTCTATTATTTTTTGGATGTAAACACGATACTTCCAAATGTCCTGAATGCCCAAAAGCTCATGCTGAAGATGTACTTGCTACAACAACAACGGCTAAATTTTTAACATTATCGGATGTACATGTTGATAGTTTACTGCAACAAACTCAATTTCAAGATCACAATCAAAGTGATAAGAGTGTTTCTTCTCAAAAACTGTGGCTTCGCGCAAAAACGAAAATTGAAGCTACAGTAACTGCTGAAAAACCAAAATTTATGGTGTATTTAGGAGATTTACCAGGATATGATCATTACAATGAAGATGAGGAACAAAACATTAAACATAGAAGAACGAATACACATTTAATGCTCGAAAATTTAAGAAATTTAAAGATTGACATTCCAATTTTGTATTTACCAGGAAATAATGATTCATTAGAAGGTGATTATCATTCATTTTCTACTGATAGTATTACGGCAAATACCGTGCTAACCAATGATGCCGATACAACCAATCCGTGGCCAATAATTAATAGTAAATCTTCAAGTATCACTGTAGGTGTTCCAGATTTTAATAGTGAGTTTGGATTTTATTCTGTGGATTTAACAGAAAAAGGAAACACATTAAAAGTGATTGCATTGAATACCGTAATTTTTACACACAGTCATTATACAGATGATGATAAAGTTTCACAACAAGCCGCAACAAACATACAAATGGCTTGGCTAGAAAAAAAGATGCTCACTCTAGGGAAAAATGATCGTGTATTATTAGTGATGCACATTCCAATAGGAGATGACGGGTATAGTGGAAAACCTATGTGGAATCAAGCATTGACCTATAAAGGTAAAGGCTTGCACAATAGCTTTTTAGACTTGATTGAAAAGTACCAACCAAATATTGTCGGTTTATTAAATGGGCACACACATTTGGATGGACTTAGAAGAATATACAAAACAAAAACGTCAACGAATCCAAAAGCTAGTGATATGACTTCTTTTTCAATCACGACTCCTGGAATTGCAGTAAATCACGGAAATAACCCTGCTTTTAAAACATTTACTTACCACACCACAAATTTTGATTTGTTAGATTTTAAAACGCATTATGCTACACCGACAATGCATGTGGCGCATCCAAATAATCACGGATACAACAATACAGATTTTAAATTTGTTGATGGATCAACCTACACATTTAAAGATGCGTATAAGATTACAGATCCGAATGAAACCATTTTTACGAGTTTAATGGGGCAGTCAGATCCACAAATTATAAGGCACATGAATTGTACACTAGGCGCAAATAGTAACAGAGATGTGAAGTTAAGTCAAGATGGATTGAAATCGATTAACGTTTTTAAAAACTAA